The Drechmeria coniospora strain ARSEF 6962 chromosome 02, whole genome shotgun sequence genome has a segment encoding these proteins:
- a CDS encoding F-box/LRR-repeat protein 2: MADAVGDASSGAPIPTADARFVGPPEILNGGKRRQRLLRGLQRFSSTPSLNGLRRSKSAVGPYRHHGALSCVTLSSQSSTPHFQPSPTGLPSATTPSPTVPPPGTPFQNNAEGPVSLGRVGGGVPATSPGSVPLPLELQPSPHNEQGTRLRSVSSPQSLPKVPFWERIPHEICVYIFSFLKPKELVQASRTSKHCYKICFDGQLWTSFDASEFYQEIPADSLARIIIAAGPFVKDLNLRGCVQVDHYRRTEVLVKACKNLMNASLEGCRNFQKNTLHNLLKSNERLVNLNLTGLAAVSNTSCKIIAESCPQLETFNVSWCEKVEAKGIKAVIDSCTRLRDLRAGEVRGFDSVAAAESIFKSNNLERLVLCGCVEVTDEALKIMMHGVDPEIDILTDRPVVAPRKLRHLDLSRCNRLSSAGVKSIGYVTPDLEGLQLSGCKALTDAALEPILASTPRLTHLELEDLEELTNSLLSEHLAKAPCAATLKHLSLSYCENIGDVGVLPVMQKCVQLTNVDLDNTRISDLVLAEAASMVAKRSLRSTSTDVQPKITLQLVVYDCQNVTWTGIREVLFRNSQTIPAIEQPDRASHATEIIGLKCFYGFQMTVDEHQKRILRGDLLSASRLERKWADYMQANEEAGAGGAGYRRRRRRAREAHALHLNEEDGGIVGRRRARTMGSCTVM, translated from the coding sequence atGGCAGATGCTGTGGGGGACGCTTCGTCGGGAGCGCCGATTCCCACCGCCGACGCTCGCTTCGTCGGACCACCCGAGATACTCAACGGAGGCAAACGCCGCCAACGTTTGCTTCGTGGATTGCAACGCTTCTCGTCCACCCCTTCCCTGAACGGCCTCCGTCGCTCGAaatccgccgtcggcccgtATAGACATCATGGCGCCCTGTCTTGCGTCACACTTTCCAGCCAGTCGTCCACCCCTCATTTCCAACCCTCGCCGACCGGCTTGCCCTCCGCCACGACTCCATCTCCTACCGTACCGCCCCCCGGTACCCCCTTCCAAAACAACGCCGAGGGGCCAGTAAGCCTGGGCCGAGTGGGAGGCGGAGTCCCGGCGACTTCACCCGGCAGCGTACCGCTACCCCTCGAACTTCAACCATCCCCCCACAACGAGCAGGGCACGCGATTGCGATCGGTCTCTTCGCCCCAAAGCTTGCCCAAGGTTCCCTTCTGGGAGAGGATCCCGCACGAGATTTGCGTCTACATCTTCTCCTTCCTGAAGCCCAAGGAGCTCGTTCAGgcatcgaggacgagcaaGCACTGTTACAAGATTTGCTTCGATGGCCAGCTTTGGACTTCTTTTGACGCATCCGAGTTCTACCAAGAAATTCCCGCAGACTCCCTTGCCAGGATCATCATCGCTGCGGGGCCGTTTGTCAAGGACTTGAACCTCCGGGGCTGCGTCCAAGTCGACCACTACAGGCGTACCGAGGTCCTCGTCAAGGCCTGCAAGAATCTTATGAATGCCTCTCTCGAGGGCTGCCGCAACTTTCAGAAGAATACGCTCCATAATCTCCTCAAGAGCAATGAGAGGCTCGTGAATCTCAACCTGACGGGGCTTGCCGCAGTGTCCAACACGTCGTGCAAGATCATCGCCGAGTCCTGCCCCCAGCTGGAAACGTTCAACGTGTCGTGGTGCGAAAAGGTGGAGGCCAAGGGTATCAAGGCCGTCATCGATTCCTGCACGAGGCTGAGGGATCTCAGGGCCGGCGAGGTTCGCGGATTCGATAgtgtggccgccgccgagtccATCTTCAAAAGCAACAATCTGGAGAGGCTTGTGCTGTGTGGATGCGTCGAAGTGACGGACGAGGCACTGAAGATAATGATGCACGGGGTAGACCCTGAGATTGACATTCTCACAGaccggcccgtcgtcgcgccgcGAAAGCTGAGGCATCTAGACCTCAGCCGCTGCAACCGCTTGTCCAGTGCTGGCGTCAAATCCATCGGTTACGTCACCCCTGATTTGGAAGGCCTGCAACTCTCCGGCTGCAAGGCTCTCACGGACGCCGCTCTCGAGCCGATATTGGCCTCGACCCCTCGACTGACTCACCTCGAGTTGGAAGACCTCGAAGAACTGACAAACTCCCTCCTCTCGGAGCACCTCGCCAAGGCGCCCTGTGCGGCCACGCTGAAGCACCTCTCACTAAGCTACTGCGAAAATAttggcgacgtcggcgtcctaCCCGTCATGCAAAAGTGCGTCCAGCTTACcaacgtcgacctcgacaacACGCGCATAAGCGACCTCGTGCTAGCCGAGGCAGCCTCCATGGTCGCCAAGCGCTCGCTCCGGTCGACGAGCACCGACGTGCAGCCAAAGATCACGCTGCAACTGGTCGTGTACGACTGTCAAAATGTTACGTGGACGGGTATTCGGGAAGTTCTCTTCCGCAACAGCCAGACCATACCGGCTATCGAGCAGCCCGACCGCGCGTCGCATGCGACGGAGATTATCGGCCTCAAATGCTTCTACGGCTTCCAGATGACCGTTGACGAGCACCAGAAGCGCATTTTGCGGGGAGACTTGTTGTCTGCCAGCAGGCTGGAGAGAAAGTGGGCGGATTATATGCAAGCGAACGAGGAAGCAGGTGCCGGTGGCGCCGGCTACAGAAGACGCAGGCGTCGGGCGAGGGAGGCTCACGCTCTCCACCTAAatgaggaggatggagggaTTGTCGGACGGCGGAGAGCTCGAACGATGGGGAGCTGCACCGTCATGTGA
- a CDS encoding Transcription factor tau 55 kDa subunit, with product MEKAMVAGMWVRTDQQHSTQFTEKYFGLRASIFPTTDTVRFHAPRCPFDLSRVKIGQDSSRSQPRPKEKKGSERQRKKIKEIVAEMPLEKIYVARHGFRSNWLVDPLTGTYSAHIPSPTGIPADPTLTSHGVRQSKELASHLVTLDPPIEAVYSSPFYRCLETLSPFVTLQLQKQEQGRTGGRLVSETAMIRLERGIQEWFGSAPFDHPEPATADVLKTLFPTINGEYRSVVSPSKRGETLAELQDRVAVALRAIIDRCDAEGTRAVLLCSHAAVIIVLGRILTGQVPEAADTDDFYAYTCGLSVFRRAAPVEEGRVQGPRPLSADRGTWRACSCFAA from the exons ATGGAGAAGGCTATGGTTGCAGGTATGTGGGTACGTACCGACCAACAACACTCCACTCAGTTCACGGAGAAGTACTTTGGACTTCGAGCAAGCATCTTTCCAACGACGGACACGGTCCGTTTCCACGCACCACGTTGTCCGTTTGACCTCAGCAGGGTGAAAATCGGGCAAGATTCTTCACGCAGCCAACCGCGCCCAAAGGAAAAGAAAGGAAGTGAGAGGCaaagaaagaaaataaagGAAATCGTTGCAGAGATGCCGCTGGAGAAAATCTACGTTGCCCGCCATGGG TTCCGCTCCAATTGGCTCGTTGACCCTCTCACCGGGACCTACTCTGCACACATCCCATCGCCAACGGGAATACCTGCCGACCCAACACTCACCTCCCACGGCGTCAGGCAGTCCAAAGAGTTGGCAAGCCACCTCGTGACGCTCGATCCACCCATTGAGGCGGTGTATTCAAGTCCATTCTATCGTTGCCTGGAGACGCTGAGCCCTTTTGTGACTCTGCAGCTGCAGAAGCAAGAGCAGGGCCGGACGGGCGGACGACTCGTGTCCGAGACGGCCATGATTCGCCTGGAGCGGGGCATCCAGGAGTGGTTCGGCTCGGCCCCCTTCGACCACCCCGAGCCGGCCACAGCAGACGTTCTCAAGACGCTCTTCCCCACCATCAACGGCGAGTACCGGTCCGTCGTGTCACCTTCCAAGAGGGGCGAGACGTTGGCCGAGTTGCAGGACCGTGTCGCCGTTGCGTTGCGAGCCATCATAGACAGGTGTGATGCGGAAGGCACCCGAGCGGTCCTGTTGTGCAGTCATGCCGCAGTCATCATCGTCTTGGGCCGCATACTTACCGGACAGGTGCCAGAGGCCGCCGATACGGACGACTTTTACGCCTACACTTGCGGCTTGAGTGTTTTTCGTCGAGCCGCGCCGGTTGAGGAAGGGCGTGTTCAAGGTCCCCGGCCCTTATCGGCAGATCGAGGTACGTGGCGGGCCTGCTCATGTTTCGCAGCATGA